The sequence AAGCTGGGTGTGATGCGAAATTTGAAGAAATTTTAAAAGAGATCGTGCCAGCTTCAAGGAAAGATAAAGGCTGCATAAGCTACGAGTGCGGCATGGTTGTGGGCGGTAAAAATGAATACTGCTTTATGGAAATTTGGGAAGATCTTGCAAGCCAAAAAGAGCATATGAAAAGCGTTCATATGGTGAAAAACGCAGCTGCGCTGGAGGCTTGCAAAGAGAGCCAAGAGGTAAAAATAGTAAATTTTGTAAGCGTAAAGGAATAATATTTGCTTTAAAAAGGGCAAAATCCACAAAAAATGAGCGAAGAAAAAATGCTTGAGATGATAAATGCGACTGCTGATATTATATTTATGGCCGTACTTAGGGGACGAGTAAGCTTTGAGGCTTGTAAAAAAGATAGGGAATTTATCGACTCTTTAAGAGAAGAGCTACTTG comes from Campylobacter concisus and encodes:
- a CDS encoding putative quinol monooxygenase, with amino-acid sequence MIGFYVNVKLKAGCDAKFEEILKEIVPASRKDKGCISYECGMVVGGKNEYCFMEIWEDLASQKEHMKSVHMVKNAAALEACKESQEVKIVNFVSVKE